TCATATCTTcactaaatatataatatatcaaaTGACTATAATATGGGCAATTTCACAGTATTTATGCAGTTGAAAGAGATCTAATGCCGAGAGCAAATGTATCATTAGGTTGTAGCTGAGAGCTGTGTTTACTTGTAGTAACCATGTCGCCTAAAGAAGTTGTTTTTCTCTCTAACTGATAATGCCACAAAtacgctatatatatataaaaataaatatatatatatataaaaatttatatatatatatatatatatatatatatatatatgtataaatgtaagacAGAATGTTTTGTCTCTCTCAAACAGAGGCATCAGGACTGTATGATCCAAGGTTCTGCTACGCCCTGGATGTGCTCCTGTTGATCTACGGTATCATAATCACTGCACTGTTCCTGCGACAGAAAGTAAGAAGGATTCAATCAATCAGCTTCACTCATAACATCGACTATATAAAACAGACGCAGAAAAGCCAAACCATTTTCACGGATTAAAAACAATTCGATTTTCCCTCTGTCATAAATATACATCCTATCCCaagtccaccaggctgccactgctgggcccctgagcaaggcccttaaccctcaattgctcagttgtataaattgaaataaaaatataagtcagtctggataaaggtgtctgtaCATCCTAAATAAaaaggataaatataaatgtacatcCTCCACCTCTTTAAGGTTAACACCATAGGGTGGCACATTTACACCTTACTGTTTGTTATTTTCTGTCAACcatcttttattccttttataccagaGAAATATATCGacaattaagtttttttttatgcacatttacatttaaaaatggaaTGTCCATGAAAACAACTTCCTGTTATCATTCATATTTAAGCAGCTACACATTAGTTTATTACTTCATCGTGCTCACGTTTTTCTCTTAGTTATCAATAAGAGCAGCTCGTCTTGGTGAAAACCACAGAGCACTCCGTTAAAGGAGACATTTACTTAGACGTAAGAAACCACAGAAcattatttttgaatttttaaaaattaaaaataaaaataaatatatatacagattggtgacacaaaaacatataaaaacacaaaatctcTTTTCAGAATATTGATTTGTTGTCACGTTAAACACTACTTGCGCAACAAGTTTACAAACTTTCTTACTATAGAAACCAGTAATCGACGACCTGAGCCACGCccaaaaagaaaattaatcagcaccttccgaccaatcagaatcgtgAATTCACCAGCGCTATGAATACGACGCTGTagtatatattcattataaaatatttataacgTTGAATTATTTACTATGTGTTTatctttatttgatttaatctttaatctttttttttttactattctttttattatgtttagcGATACACAATATCCAATTATGCAAAAACATATAACAGATAGATAACTTGATTAGGTAAATATTTCTACTAATAAGCGTGAAATTAGAAATGatatttagttttatatttatatattttgatatttgtCCTTGGAAACTATAGATTTAATCGACTGTAGGtaaaaaacagctttttctttgttctttcttaATTAGCGCCAAAAACCTGCAGATAAACTGCAGAAAGACCCGACCTATGCTGTGAGTATTATTTACTGCTGTTATTACAGGATAATACTCATTTTTATAGCACTGTGattaaaaaatcttttgtttAATGTGACTTCTTTTGAAAAAGCCTTTAAGTGGAAATCAGTCCGTTTACCACGAGTTGGGAAGAGATGCTGAAGCTGGTCGTGCACGCGGGGTGAGTCAAACGCTCAGACACTATTTATAGCTTTAATCCAGTGTCCAGATACGCTGTTAATTATGTATATGACAATTAAATCAAATGACAAGCCTTAATAAAGCCTAAGTGAAATGTGTGCAGGGTCGCAGGAAGGGGGATGATGACACGTATACGGTAAGGCTCCTCTCAGCACCAGCATATTTACCTCTTTTAAGTGGCAGATGATTGAGGTCAGATAAACAAGGGTGAAAAACAAGATGTTTCTTGATATTAGACACCAGAAAAATGCGTTCACTTAAACTGGTGGGCTAAAACATCTGAAACTTACTATGTAGGTGAGAACATTATGCACGTTCAAAGCCTTTAATAGCACAATTATTCATCTACAGTGAACGCTCATGTAAAGGGTGAAGTAACTCACATTACAGTAGACTAAACAGTGTGAAAGTACAGTAAATGTACAAGTAAGAGTCACACGGACGCACTGTCACACACATTGACCCTAGTTACTGATAGAAAATTTGTGCACCATCTTATAACATGGTTACTCCGTTATAACGCCATTATAAAGCGTACACAGCAATAGACTTGTCTTCTTGTCTTCGTGTCCTTTaagtcttgaaaaaaaaaacttgtactGGGAACTAATTAGAATTTTTATCAGATTTTATCAGAGTCATTGCTCTATAAGACTCCTTATAGTGCTTTAAGACTCCTAATAGAGTCATATTAAACAAGACATAAATATCCtgaactatataaatatatattctatataatcTAACATCCGAGATTATTAATGATTGAATGATTCAATGAATTAAtggtttaatgatttaattaattaatttatgtaTTGTGTCCAATGACTTTAATTATTCATTGAAGACAAAGCTTGAAATATTTCCATACTGATCTAAATGGTAAtattttaaatctgaatatGGATCCCATTAAAAATTCTGTAGAGCGGTACAACATGATATTTTGTCTATGCCTAAGTCTGATAGCAATTCAACCGAGACTCCAGTACAAGTTGTACATCCTGTAAGGCAATGGCAGCACCAAAGTTAAGACTGCTGCTCATAAGggcatgagttcaaatcccagctctgctaagctgccacttttgggttCTTAACCCTTAACTGCTCAGTGGTATAAAAGTTAATGACTCTGGAAAAGAAATATAGGTTTCTCATTTTGACATGGATGTGAGTCTAATGAAAAacctgcattatttattttgcagatgccagtaatattaaaaataggataaaatactaaatactaaaaatgtgtaaatactttttttttattggatatTAACAAAGTTTTCAATACCTTTCCAAAAACAGGCCATGATTTCAGATTAAATAGGAGtagaatttaaaagtaaaataaagtccTACAGGATAAACTGAAATTCCTGTAGGATTTAATGACAAGGGGTTTGATAACATTAGGTTTTGTTCAGAACCTAAAACATTTATCTGAGATTTCTGATGCTAAATCTCCATTTCATGGCTTTCTTTTATAtggtacaataataataataatatgaatatgaataagaataagaatacaattattattagagtacttgtttttgttgttgttttttacataCACCATTTTATTCACAGCCTCTGAGAGATAAAACCGAGGACACGTACAAAGAGATCCAAATGAAGAAAGAAGTAAGTGTAGTTCACTTTGATGTTTTCATGATTGactttatttgcttgtttaagTTTATTCCAGTCTTCTTCGAAAGGTAAACACACTTCTGTTTGAACATATACATAAAAAGTTCAATAACAAGTGAaacgtttttttcttttcacagcgTCGACCCAACGATCAGGTTTACCAGGTGGGTAAATGTcacagtttgttttttcataCTAACACATATTCTCATTGTGGTATAATATGACTAGTAAACATTATCACATAGAAGGAAATCTAATCATAAGGACACACTGATCTAGATAATCACACGAACATTTTGCTATGCTTCTCTAAAATATCTACAATAAGGTGTAAAATATTACTGAATGCTGTGATGTTTACATTACAGTGAATTCTCTCTAATCATTTAACTGAACTTAGGCACGAAGTTAAAGACGTACAACAAACTCCAGAATTT
This genomic window from Tachysurus fulvidraco isolate hzauxx_2018 chromosome 18, HZAU_PFXX_2.0, whole genome shotgun sequence contains:
- the cd247 gene encoding T-cell surface glycoprotein CD3 zeta chain, which translates into the protein MELQKIGALVLLIFIVSPAEASGLYDPRFCYALDVLLLIYGIIITALFLRQKRQKPADKLQKDPTYAPLSGNQSVYHELGRDAEAGRARGGRRKGDDDTYTPLRDKTEDTYKEIQMKKERRPNDQVYQGLSSATKDTYDSLHMQPLPPRR